One Curtobacterium sp. MCLR17_032 genomic window carries:
- a CDS encoding glutaredoxin domain-containing protein encodes MTDETFDKVTMFGADWCRDCRRSKALLDRLGVDYEYVDVEADLSAADRAEAISGRKNIPVVVLPNGKHFVEPSDAELQGELESSGAV; translated from the coding sequence ATGACTGACGAGACGTTCGACAAGGTGACCATGTTCGGCGCGGACTGGTGCCGCGACTGCCGTCGTTCCAAGGCGCTGCTCGACCGCCTGGGCGTGGACTACGAGTACGTCGACGTCGAGGCCGACCTGTCGGCAGCGGACCGGGCCGAGGCGATCAGCGGCCGGAAGAACATCCCCGTCGTGGTGCTGCCGAACGGCAAGCACTTCGTCGAGCCGTCCGACGCCGAACTGCAGGGCGAGTTGGAGTCCTCGGGCGCGGTCTGA
- a CDS encoding adenosylhomocysteinase has translation MPRADSTARVDPAVLAWASAAVRHTARVTNMLIAARRFRIVGGDARDAAVLHDLLVGLGARPAEDPAADPAAVDQLWCLGTPEESVLAVEQATADRPSGSTLLVVDAGRHVPAVDEDAFGPTTLARPGVLGVPTTSDDVFLVSTGRSAEDDPAAQARIRWARRSMPVSRAVADELRQGSLLRGTRIGVSLFLEPKTAVLALLLQDAGAEVVVYAHADETDDAVADVLRRTGIPVHASSTATVPEQRDLALAMLDTRPHVLIDDGSHVIRLVHQERRDLLPTMLGAAEETTSGLRPLRVMASRGQLGIPVVAVNDARTKTFFDNRYGTGQSTVFAALDLLDGLDDPSAVLRLGGSAVVAGFGHVGEGVALVLRALGFRVTVADPDPVRALQALFAGYTVAPLTEAVRTADLVMSASGVPDTISLAVLRACAAGAIVAVAGGVDQEVAVDDALAAGAVRTTIGRKVERLSVSDGPDVLLLDGGGCINITAAEGNPIEIMDLSFAAQLGAVRMLVERGDELERAVVPIDPEVDAVTARAALAAFGTVVGPPGRSADTTWPAAQPADREPDVRTRRFGDSA, from the coding sequence ATGCCGCGCGCCGACTCGACAGCCCGCGTCGACCCAGCCGTGCTGGCCTGGGCCTCCGCCGCCGTGCGGCACACCGCCCGGGTGACGAACATGCTGATCGCCGCCCGGCGCTTCCGCATCGTCGGCGGCGACGCCCGCGACGCGGCCGTCCTCCACGACCTGCTCGTGGGACTCGGTGCCCGGCCGGCCGAGGACCCAGCCGCCGATCCAGCCGCTGTCGACCAGCTCTGGTGCCTCGGCACCCCGGAGGAGTCCGTCCTCGCGGTCGAGCAGGCCACCGCCGACCGCCCGAGCGGGTCCACGCTGCTCGTGGTCGACGCCGGCCGCCACGTCCCCGCCGTCGACGAGGACGCGTTCGGTCCGACGACGCTCGCCCGACCCGGGGTGCTCGGCGTACCGACGACGTCCGACGACGTGTTCCTCGTCTCCACCGGCCGCTCCGCCGAGGACGACCCCGCCGCCCAGGCCCGCATCCGCTGGGCCCGCCGCTCGATGCCGGTCTCCCGCGCGGTCGCCGACGAGCTCCGGCAGGGAAGCCTGCTCCGCGGCACCCGCATCGGCGTCAGCCTGTTCCTGGAACCGAAGACCGCGGTGCTCGCCCTGCTGCTGCAGGACGCCGGCGCCGAGGTCGTCGTGTACGCCCACGCCGACGAGACCGACGACGCCGTCGCGGACGTGCTCCGCCGCACGGGCATCCCGGTGCACGCGAGCAGCACGGCGACCGTGCCGGAACAGCGGGACCTGGCGCTCGCGATGCTCGACACCCGGCCGCACGTCCTCATCGACGACGGCTCGCACGTCATCCGGCTCGTGCACCAGGAACGCCGGGACCTGCTGCCGACGATGCTCGGCGCCGCCGAGGAGACCACGAGCGGTCTCCGCCCGCTGCGGGTCATGGCGTCGCGCGGGCAGCTCGGGATCCCGGTGGTCGCCGTGAACGACGCCCGCACCAAGACGTTCTTCGACAACCGGTACGGCACCGGGCAGTCGACCGTGTTCGCCGCGCTGGACCTGCTCGACGGTCTCGACGACCCCTCGGCGGTGCTCCGGCTGGGAGGCTCGGCCGTCGTCGCCGGGTTCGGTCACGTCGGCGAGGGGGTCGCCCTCGTGCTCCGCGCGCTCGGGTTCCGGGTCACCGTCGCGGACCCCGACCCGGTCCGGGCGCTGCAGGCCCTGTTCGCCGGGTACACCGTCGCCCCGCTCACCGAGGCCGTCCGGACCGCGGACCTGGTGATGAGTGCCTCCGGGGTGCCGGACACGATCAGCCTCGCCGTGCTGCGGGCTTGCGCTGCCGGAGCGATCGTCGCGGTCGCCGGCGGGGTGGACCAGGAGGTCGCCGTCGACGACGCGCTCGCCGCCGGAGCGGTCCGCACGACGATCGGACGGAAGGTCGAACGCCTGAGCGTCTCGGACGGTCCCGACGTGCTCCTGCTCGACGGCGGGGGCTGCATCAACATCACCGCTGCCGAGGGCAATCCGATCGAGATCATGGACCTGTCCTTCGCGGCGCAGCTCGGGGCGGTGCGGATGCTCGTCGAGCGCGGGGACGAGCTCGAGCGTGCCGTCGTGCCGATCGACCCCGAGGTGGACGCGG
- a CDS encoding PrsW family glutamic-type intramembrane protease — MTLETEAQGSAHPHHRHGWWWKTLLGGFLLWVVTIIVTIATQNTNLVPTIILIGSFLVPFTVVLFVIERVTGTISTMQLVTAFFVGGVLGVLGASLLESDLRPGAGLYLLVGFAEELVKGVLLVVVGWRVRPKTARQGALLGATVGAGFSAFESAGYAFNAAITIRGIDLSSLLQTEVARAVLSPVGHVLWTAILGSVLFGVAHGRPRFRWAWQILVAYVVVAVLHGLWDSNSTISTLLAFVLTGTPFSAAQDGYVPSSLAGVVTSLYIAGLAVVSVIGVAVLVGVLLHYRRRARRIDARQLAQLGTWAGSPPPHPLR; from the coding sequence ATGACGCTCGAGACCGAGGCGCAGGGCAGCGCCCACCCGCACCACCGGCACGGCTGGTGGTGGAAGACCCTGCTCGGCGGGTTCCTGCTCTGGGTCGTGACGATCATCGTGACGATCGCCACCCAGAACACGAACCTGGTGCCGACGATCATCCTGATCGGCAGCTTCCTGGTCCCCTTCACGGTCGTGCTGTTCGTCATCGAGCGGGTCACCGGCACGATCAGCACCATGCAGCTCGTCACCGCGTTCTTCGTGGGCGGGGTGCTCGGTGTCCTCGGGGCGTCACTGCTCGAGTCCGACCTCCGACCGGGAGCCGGGCTGTACCTGCTCGTCGGCTTCGCCGAGGAACTCGTCAAGGGGGTGCTGCTCGTCGTGGTCGGGTGGCGGGTCCGGCCGAAGACCGCGCGGCAGGGGGCGCTCCTCGGGGCGACCGTCGGCGCCGGGTTCTCGGCGTTCGAGTCCGCCGGGTACGCCTTCAACGCCGCGATCACCATCCGCGGCATCGACCTGTCCTCGCTGCTGCAGACCGAGGTCGCGCGCGCCGTGCTGTCCCCGGTCGGCCACGTGCTCTGGACGGCGATCCTCGGGTCCGTGCTGTTCGGCGTGGCACATGGGCGACCGAGGTTCCGGTGGGCGTGGCAGATCCTGGTCGCCTACGTCGTCGTCGCGGTGCTGCACGGGCTGTGGGACTCGAACTCGACCATCTCGACCCTGCTGGCGTTCGTCCTGACGGGGACGCCGTTCTCGGCGGCGCAGGACGGGTACGTGCCGTCGTCCCTCGCCGGCGTCGTCACGTCGCTGTACATCGCCGGGCTCGCGGTCGTGTCCGTGATCGGCGTGGCCGTCCTGGTCGGTGTGCTCCTGCACTACCGGCGGCGGGCCCGGCGGATCGACGCCCGACAGCTCGCGCAGCTCGGCACCTGGGCCGGGTCGCCGCCGCCGCACCCGCTCCGCTGA